In the genome of Podospora pseudocomata strain CBS 415.72m chromosome 7, whole genome shotgun sequence, the window AGACTTCTCCCTTCCCGCCGACTCAAGATCCCTCGCCTTGATCAACGGACTCTTCAGCTTGTTCACGCCACAGTTCTCGCTGATGACGTACAAGTTCATCCCGATGCCCAGCCAGTACACCTCGGCGCTGAGCATGTTCCAACTCGTCTGGTCCCTTTGCTGAACGCCAATGTAGTCCACCATCATGACGTTCGGCCACGACTCGGGGCTCATCCCGGCCACGCCCGCCCAGTACAAAGCCGGGTTGACCTGCTGTATGGCAAAGCCCTGGAGGCTATACGCCGTCGACGCCACCGCGTTCGGGGTGGCGAGCCACTGGGCGATGTGAAAGTGGCCAAAGTCTTTGTCCCCGCCACGCTTGAGGTCCTTCCAGTTGCTGATCTGATCGGGGGCCAGGGCGTTGATGTCTTGTATGTTGGACCAGTGATCCCTGACCCCGATCCTGTTTTGGACGTACAGCCCGTCGTCGACGGCTTCCTTGGGCACGTCCTTGAGGTTCTGCCCGTTAAGCAGGAAGATGACGCAGCCTTTGCCGTCGTTGCGGTCCATGAAGTAGGAGGCCGGTTGGTTCTGGAAGGGGACCGaggtgtcgaggttggggcaGCGGTTGTTGACGCCGCGGatcttggagaggaagtcgTTCCAGAGCTGGGCGTCCCAGTAGATGGGGCCGCGGTCGGGGGTTTCGTAGCGGCCGATGAGGTAGCGGAcgctgaggaagatgagcTCGCCCGGGTTTTCGCGGGTGAAGAGGTTGATCTCGGAGATGACTTCGTCGAGGGACTCGCCCGAGTTGCCGATACAGACCGTGGCTGTTTCGTCGTTGACGTGGAGGGTGTGGAAGCCGAGGTTGCGggctgggttgttgtcgtcgtggaCGGAGCCGACGCGCAGGTCGAACCAGCGGGCGCCGGCGCGGAGCTGGTCGTAGATGTTGATGCCTTGGTTTTGGGTGTTGAACGAGTTTCCGATGCTCCTGATCTTGTTGGTAATCTTGGACATTCCCGAGTCGTGGGTGcctgggaggaagagatggCGGACGGGCCTGTCTTTGATGGTGTTGTATATCCAACGCATCCACCCGCCTCTGTCGTGGCGAAGGGAGGCATAAAAGCCGTATTTGGAACTGCCGGTTATGACCAGAGTGACCGAGGACTCGCCGCCGGGGAACTGGTAGATGCGTTGGCCTAGGTTCATCCCGGAAAGATCGAGCGTGACGGACCGCTGATTTACCAAGGGCCCAGTCCCCTTGACGCGCAGAGCAAACTTCTTGTCGGTTCCATCGATACGGTAGTAAGCCTCGCCAGCATCGTCTTGAGTAGCAATTCTATTGCGATACTTAATCGCGTTCTGTCTGCTTTTGCCCTGGGGAACGTCGCCAAAGTCGAAGGTGCTCATCTGGTACGAGTGGGTGTTTTCAAGAATGAACCGGTGGGGAGTCAGGTTCACGACCGAGATGTAGAACTTTGGCGAGAGCTGGCTGGCCGGGCTCATGAAGACACTGGCGGGCTGGTAATTCCCGGCTGGTGTCTGCTCGGTGCTGAAGGTGCGGTCTTGGGGCTTGCAGGCATCTTGAGCATTTACCAGCAAGCCGGCGAAGCTGGCCACGAAGGCCAGCGACTGGAGGATTCTCATGGCCGTGGTGAGGTGAAACTGGCTGGCTGGAGGTGTTCAAAAGGAGCGACTGAGAGAGAACAGAAAATATAAAGAGATGGATAGCACTGCCAGATCATGGCCATGAGGGACAAAATACCTGCTGGGAGCAAGTGGATTGAgacgggatgggatgaagTGAATTCCATGTTTTATATCAgctcccccctcgcccacaGTGAATCAGACCCAGCTATTGCtgagaaaagggggatggATGACCCCTGGAGCATTCAAGGAGGTTGGCCATTGTCTTGAATTTCCACCCAGATGTCCAATTCGATGGTCGACCACCTCATGTGGCCGACTTTTTCCACAACTCCAATGGAACGTATCGCCTCAATCCCGTCCCCTGAACAGTTTCTTCTCGGCTCTTGGATGACTTTTATGGAAGGAGTTCTGCTTGGTGCCAGCAGCAGATCGTGGGGAGGTCTCAGTGTCCAATCACCTGCCATGTCGTCTCCAAGTCCTGTGACGCTAACACCCGACAGGTTCCTGGAGTTGCTGGAAGGCGCCAAAGTGGCACAGATGCCGGCCGAATCAGAGGCCTCGGAAGGAGCTGTCAAGCGGAAGGTGCAACGTGCCATTGGGTACTTTTGGCCGAGTGAAATAAAGTGAAATCCTACACCGACTCCCACAAGATCCTACCCACTGATACCTACCCACTGATTCCTACCCACTGATTCCTACCCACTGATTCCTACCCACTGACTACAACTCCTATCCCAGACACTTCACATGCTTTGTGATATAGATTGAATGTCTGCCTACTCTCTATCTTTTGAACCTTTCCAACTGCACAGTTTGATAAAGCATAAATTTTCCCTTGAATTTGAGGTGGGCAGATGTTTTCTCGTGAACCAGAACGGGAAAATGGAATTGTGCACTGCTGCAAGCAGCGCCAGCCACCATGCATGTTCGGAAACCTCCGTGCCAATTATACGACAGGTGAAGTCTTCAGCACAATGGTGCTGAAGCCCTGTCACCAGGCACTTTCTCAGTTGATGTTGTCTCTGGCTCATCGAAAAGAAAGAATATGACAGACAGCTCCCTTTTCAAAATCCCGTTTTGAGGGCACTTTGATTTTCGAATACATCACAACTGATGCACCATATGGTTCTCCGTTGACAATGGCAACATATCAAATCCCCGAAAACCAACAGGACCCCGCAAGAGACTGGGAAGCTCTGATCGTCTGCCCAAGTCTACATGATGACAAGCTGCCAAAATCTTCCCTTGGGTGCTTGCATGCGACTCTCGCCGCAGTCCCTCAAGAAAATCCAACAAAATCAGCGGTACACAACGAAGGCGTATATCGGGATTGTTTGATGAGGCTTGTTCAGGCCAACTTGACGACGATAATTCAAATCAGCATGGGTTGACACCGCATACAGGGGCCTGTTACCCGCTCACCTTCGACAATATGGAACGTTGGACAAATGCTTCGGGGGCTGTGTCCTGCTCGATCCAGGTTTGGATGGAACAGATGAACTCTCTTCCATCCCTAGTATTGAATCCAACCCCAGCAACGGCTACATCGCAAGAGCCAGAGCTCGACATTGCAAACATCCCAGATCTCTTCAGAGGTTTAGCGCCAATTGGGTCATCAGCTTTGCGAAAGCCTGCTTTCATCTACCCAATGACGTCAGATCTAGAAGTTGAGGATCTTGGAGGTGATGCAGTTGAGTCCAAGGATGTTGagatgccaccaccagcgacaGCTCAGGCCAGCTCGAAAAATCTGAGACCTTCAGAACCAGCCACTACAATAGAAAATTGGTTTCGCAAAGAAGAGTCTGGCTGGGAAAATCCGCTCACAGATTCAAGCTATGCCTCCGCAGTTCATC includes:
- a CDS encoding hypothetical protein (EggNog:ENOG503PBKM) is translated as MEFTSSHPVSIHLLPADACKPQDRTFSTEQTPAGNYQPASVFMSPASQLSPKFYISVVNLTPHRFILENTHSYQMSTFDFGDVPQGKSRQNAIKYRNRIATQDDAGEAYYRIDGTDKKFALRVKGTGPLVNQRSVTLDLSGMNLGQRIYQFPGGESSVTLVITGSSKYGFYASLRHDRGGWMRWIYNTIKDRPVRHLFLPGTHDSGMSKITNKIRSIGNSFNTQNQGINIYDQLRAGARWFDLRVGSVHDDNNPARNLGFHTLHVNDETATVCIGNSGESLDEVISEINLFTRENPGELIFLSVRYLIGRYETPDRGPIYWDAQLWNDFLSKIRGVNNRCPNLDTSVPFQNQPASYFMDRNDGKGCVIFLLNGQNLKDVPKEAVDDGLYVQNRIGVRDHWSNIQDINALAPDQISNWKDLKRGGDKDFGHFHIAQWLATPNAVASTAYSLQGFAIQQVNPALYWAGVAGMSPESWPNVMMVDYIGVQQRDQTSWNMLSAEVYWLGIGMNLYVISENCGVNKLKSPLIKARDLESAGREKSWNGIIFADGRSIDHPSPELHPGHTTILRNGTVFANGTVLETTIPNPWI